Proteins encoded by one window of Actinocorallia herbida:
- a CDS encoding glycoside hydrolase family 26 protein — MRSGKTLRAAAVLMAAALALAACGDPALDRDAYHAADPVDDIPPVKPVDLRKLIWPDKDYIGLAYDGTIDSGLERRKAFGDLVGRPHNLLKYFEEFGGDFKDEENKRIWDAGALPFADVEPYDGTLRDFADGKYDADIRRYAAEVKAANIPVAYSWGHEMNGWWYPWGYCSDSGHLEKDGSEKSEDDLGDACKDESKENTPEDFVDAWKHIHDVFTETGVGNVIWVWSPNTAQGDGLPPVKKFYPGDEYVDWIGVSGYMYKDKDNPADRSNIFMGVFGDLYKELRAFTEKPIVIAETGSTADKAKANDVHRLLKGSVRFKDILGYVWFDVKKVEFGNETDFRVEARADAVKRYRKDLTTPWGQKLGFDPEQLINDD; from the coding sequence ATGCGCTCCGGCAAGACCCTGCGCGCGGCGGCCGTGCTGATGGCCGCCGCGCTCGCGCTGGCGGCCTGCGGCGACCCCGCCCTGGACCGCGACGCCTACCACGCGGCCGATCCGGTCGACGACATCCCGCCGGTCAAGCCGGTGGACCTCCGCAAGCTCATCTGGCCGGACAAGGACTACATCGGCCTGGCCTACGACGGCACGATCGATTCCGGGCTGGAGCGGCGCAAGGCCTTCGGCGACCTCGTCGGCCGCCCGCACAACCTCCTCAAGTACTTCGAGGAGTTCGGCGGGGACTTCAAGGACGAGGAGAACAAGAGGATCTGGGACGCGGGCGCCCTGCCGTTCGCCGACGTCGAGCCGTACGACGGCACCCTTCGGGATTTCGCCGACGGCAAGTACGACGCGGACATCAGGAGGTACGCGGCCGAGGTCAAGGCCGCCAACATCCCGGTGGCCTACTCCTGGGGCCACGAGATGAACGGCTGGTGGTACCCGTGGGGGTACTGCTCGGACTCCGGCCACCTGGAGAAGGACGGCAGCGAGAAGTCCGAGGACGACCTCGGCGACGCCTGCAAGGACGAGTCCAAGGAGAACACCCCCGAGGACTTCGTCGACGCCTGGAAGCACATCCACGACGTCTTCACCGAGACCGGCGTCGGCAACGTCATCTGGGTCTGGAGCCCCAACACCGCCCAGGGCGATGGCCTGCCCCCGGTGAAGAAGTTCTACCCGGGTGACGAGTACGTCGACTGGATCGGCGTCTCCGGCTACATGTACAAGGACAAGGACAACCCCGCCGACCGCAGCAACATCTTCATGGGCGTCTTCGGCGACCTCTACAAGGAGCTGCGCGCCTTCACCGAGAAGCCCATCGTGATCGCCGAGACCGGCTCCACCGCGGACAAGGCCAAGGCGAACGACGTCCACCGCCTCCTCAAGGGCTCCGTGAGGTTCAAGGACATCCTCGGCTACGTCTGGTTCGACGTGAAGAAGGTGGAGTTCGGGAACGAGACGGACTTCCGCGTCGAGGCACGAGCCGACGCCGTCAAGCGCTACCGCAAGGACCTCACGACGCCGTGGGGCCAGAAACTCGGCTTCGACCCAGAACAGCTGATCAATGACGACTGA